From the Streptomyces syringium genome, one window contains:
- a CDS encoding inositol monophosphatase family protein: protein MNDVSDAPLKAELLAVALEAAERAAALLRDGRPADLGVAATKTSSIDVVTEMDIASEKLITGFLADRRPYDGVLGEEGASSEGTSGVRWVIDPLDGTVNYLYGLPSWAVSIAAEIDGEAAVGVVAAPMRGETYRAVLGEGAFAGDRRLRVRPAPARDQALIGTGFGYLTARRAAQAEVLRSLLPEVRDIRRGGSAAIDLCDVACGRLDGYYERGLNPWDYAAGALIAREAGALTGGRPGDPASTELTVAAPQGLFEPLQARLEELGAWHD from the coding sequence GTGAACGACGTGTCCGACGCCCCCCTGAAGGCCGAACTCCTGGCCGTGGCCCTGGAGGCCGCAGAGCGCGCCGCCGCTCTGCTGCGCGACGGCCGCCCGGCCGATCTCGGGGTGGCCGCGACCAAGACCAGCTCCATCGACGTCGTCACGGAGATGGACATCGCCTCCGAGAAGCTGATCACCGGCTTCCTCGCCGACCGGCGCCCGTACGACGGGGTGCTGGGCGAGGAGGGCGCCAGCAGCGAGGGCACCAGCGGGGTGCGCTGGGTCATCGACCCGCTCGACGGCACGGTCAACTATCTGTACGGCCTGCCCTCGTGGGCCGTGTCCATCGCCGCCGAGATCGACGGCGAGGCGGCCGTCGGCGTCGTCGCCGCCCCGATGCGCGGCGAGACGTACCGGGCGGTGCTCGGCGAGGGGGCCTTCGCCGGCGACCGCCGGCTGCGGGTGCGCCCCGCGCCGGCCCGCGACCAGGCACTGATCGGCACCGGCTTCGGCTACCTCACGGCCCGCCGGGCCGCCCAGGCGGAGGTGCTGCGGTCCCTCCTGCCGGAGGTCCGCGACATCCGGCGCGGGGGATCGGCGGCGATCGACCTGTGCGACGTGGCCTGCGGCCGGCTGGACGGGTACTACGAGCGCGGGCTCAACCCCTGGGACTACGCGGCGGGAGCCCTCATCGCCCGCGAGGCGGGCGCGCTGACGGGCGGCCGCCCCGGCGACCCGGCCTCCACGGAACTGACGGTGGCGGCCCCCCAGGGCCTCTTCGAGCCCCTCCAGGCCCGCCTGGAAGAGCTGGGCGCCTGGCACGACTAG